A stretch of the Mycobacteroides immunogenum genome encodes the following:
- the purU gene encoding formyltetrahydrofolate deformylase has product MFPQGMHPTGSSDAFHSKDIGRLLLQCPDRIGVVAAVSAFLADAGASIISLAQYSTEPQGGWFMQRTVFHRSGLAAARDEMEAKFAGIAEEFDVQYRFSEAAKPKRVAIMVSRTDHCLLDLLWRNRRGELDMSIVMVISNHPDLADQVRSFGLPFVYIPATRENRAEAERKHLELLRGNVDLVVLARYMQILSPEFLNEIDCPLINIHHSFLPAFTGAMPYRRARERGVKMIGATAHYVTAELDEGPIIEQDVIRVDHTHTVEDLVRLGSDVERLVLSRAVAWHCEDRVMRHGNVTAIL; this is encoded by the coding sequence ATGTTTCCGCAGGGTATGCATCCCACCGGATCGTCAGACGCGTTCCACTCCAAGGATATTGGCCGGCTGTTGCTGCAATGCCCGGACCGGATTGGCGTCGTCGCGGCCGTCAGTGCCTTCCTGGCCGACGCGGGTGCCAGCATCATCTCGCTGGCCCAGTATTCGACGGAACCCCAGGGCGGCTGGTTCATGCAGCGCACGGTGTTCCACCGCTCCGGGCTCGCCGCGGCGCGGGACGAGATGGAAGCCAAGTTCGCCGGCATCGCCGAAGAATTCGATGTCCAATACCGTTTCAGTGAGGCCGCCAAGCCCAAGCGGGTGGCCATCATGGTCTCGCGTACAGACCACTGCCTACTGGACCTGCTGTGGCGTAACCGTCGCGGTGAGCTCGACATGTCGATTGTGATGGTGATTTCGAACCATCCCGATCTCGCCGATCAGGTGCGCTCGTTCGGGTTGCCGTTCGTGTACATCCCCGCGACGCGCGAGAACCGCGCCGAGGCCGAACGCAAGCACCTCGAACTGCTGCGGGGGAATGTGGACCTGGTGGTCCTGGCCCGCTACATGCAGATCCTGTCGCCGGAGTTCCTCAATGAGATCGACTGTCCACTGATCAACATCCACCATTCCTTCCTGCCCGCGTTCACCGGCGCCATGCCGTACCGCCGGGCACGGGAACGTGGCGTCAAGATGATTGGTGCGACAGCGCATTACGTGACGGCGGAGCTCGACGAGGGGCCGATCATCGAGCAGGACGTGATCCGGGTGGATCACACGCACACGGTTGAAGACCTGGTGCGGCTCGGTTCGGACGTCGAGCGGCTGGTGTTGTCGCGTGCGGTGGCCTGGCACTGCGAGGACCGCGTCATGCGGCACGGGAACGTCACCGCGATTCTCTGA
- a CDS encoding SDR family oxidoreductase, with amino-acid sequence MSEHWTVLVTGASSGIGASAARIFVERGHRVFGTSRNPDTVTDRVPGVQYLRLDQTDKASIAECVTQAGAVDILVNNAGESQIGALEDISIDDFEKLYTTNVFGPVALTKAVLPGMRERRRGAIVMVGSMAGTLHVPFRSTYSSAKSALHTVADCLRYEVAPFGITVSTVEPGVIATGIETRRNRVVPEGSAYREAFQTVDAAMAAREQHGMATDDLARLVVDVALNPDPKPLYAKGSNAPIIMAAQRLLPARLFLKFLARMHGLKVG; translated from the coding sequence ATGTCTGAACATTGGACGGTCCTGGTCACCGGCGCCTCCAGCGGTATCGGCGCGAGCGCGGCCCGGATCTTCGTCGAGCGTGGACACCGCGTATTCGGTACCAGTCGCAACCCCGACACCGTCACCGACCGCGTTCCCGGGGTGCAGTATCTGCGGCTCGATCAGACCGACAAGGCCAGCATCGCAGAATGCGTCACCCAGGCCGGTGCGGTGGACATCTTGGTCAACAACGCCGGCGAGAGCCAGATCGGCGCGCTGGAAGATATCTCGATCGATGACTTCGAGAAGCTCTACACCACCAATGTCTTTGGGCCCGTTGCGCTCACCAAGGCGGTACTGCCCGGTATGCGCGAACGGCGCCGGGGTGCCATCGTCATGGTGGGGTCCATGGCGGGCACTTTGCACGTCCCGTTCCGGTCCACCTACAGCTCGGCGAAATCGGCCTTACACACGGTGGCCGACTGTCTGCGCTACGAGGTGGCGCCGTTCGGGATCACGGTGAGCACCGTGGAACCCGGCGTGATCGCGACCGGAATCGAGACGCGCCGCAACCGCGTTGTCCCCGAGGGGTCCGCCTATCGGGAGGCGTTTCAGACGGTCGACGCGGCGATGGCCGCGCGGGAACAGCACGGCATGGCCACCGACGACCTGGCACGCCTGGTCGTCGATGTGGCGCTCAACCCTGACCCGAAACCTTTGTATGCCAAGGGGAGTAACGCCCCGATCATCATGGCGGCGCAGCGGCTGCTACCGGCCCGGCTCTTCTTGAAGTTCTTGGCGCGCATGCACGGGTTGAAGGTGGGCTAG
- a CDS encoding 4a-hydroxytetrahydrobiopterin dehydratase, producing the protein MALLSDDQISAALTDLPGWTREGDSLRRAVTFGTFLDGIDAVRRIAEHAESVDHHPDIDIRWRTVTFVLSTHSAGGITDKDLALARAIDSQAGH; encoded by the coding sequence ATGGCTCTGCTCAGCGACGACCAGATCAGCGCAGCGCTCACCGACCTTCCGGGGTGGACGCGGGAGGGCGATTCCCTGCGCCGCGCCGTCACATTCGGCACCTTCCTCGACGGCATCGACGCGGTGCGCCGTATCGCCGAGCACGCGGAGTCCGTCGACCATCACCCAGATATCGATATCCGATGGCGCACTGTGACGTTCGTGTTGTCCACGCACTCCGCAGGCGGGATCACCGATAAGGACCTGGCCCTGGCCCGGGCCATCGACTCGCAGGCCGGCCACTAG
- a CDS encoding (deoxy)nucleoside triphosphate pyrophosphohydrolase produces the protein MAIVVAGAVIDGDKLLIAQRAKPAELAGQWELPGGKVAEGESEPQALARELREELGIETEVGTRLGGDVVVGNLVLRAYGARLRGGVPHPHEHLALRWVTADELDTVEWVAADGGWIPALKEALVGPRPV, from the coding sequence ATGGCGATAGTGGTCGCGGGTGCGGTGATCGACGGGGACAAGCTGCTCATCGCGCAGCGCGCCAAACCCGCCGAGCTCGCCGGACAGTGGGAGCTTCCGGGCGGCAAGGTCGCCGAGGGCGAATCGGAGCCGCAGGCGCTTGCCCGGGAGTTACGCGAGGAACTCGGGATCGAAACCGAGGTGGGTACCCGCCTCGGCGGCGACGTCGTCGTCGGGAACCTGGTGCTGCGTGCCTACGGCGCGCGCTTGCGCGGCGGCGTCCCTCATCCGCATGAGCATCTGGCGCTGCGCTGGGTCACCGCCGACGAACTCGACACCGTCGAATGGGTCGCGGCCGACGGCGGATGGATTCCCGCGCTCAAAGAAGCGCTAGTGGGCCCGCGCCCGGTGTAG
- a CDS encoding APA family fibronectin-binding glycoprotein, giving the protein MQQLRGLAAAIAVASMVMVIGLVTIGLPPPAATAAPSRVNDDKGKFSFAPPPGWARADAQRLTYGTTLLTNATAPNSEILLGPLEQQLFAGFIPSYPDNRKAAIRLASDLGNFLLPYTGNRLDWDDQAFSVNGLPAASAYYDMKFDDPRREDAQIWAGVVGYDTNRFFILWRGSASSPIDRGAARALAESIEPY; this is encoded by the coding sequence GTGCAGCAACTGCGTGGGCTCGCCGCGGCCATCGCGGTCGCCTCGATGGTGATGGTCATAGGCCTGGTAACCATCGGCCTGCCGCCACCGGCGGCCACGGCAGCGCCGTCCAGGGTGAACGACGACAAGGGCAAATTCAGTTTCGCGCCGCCGCCGGGATGGGCCCGCGCCGATGCCCAGCGACTGACCTACGGCACCACCTTGCTGACCAACGCGACGGCGCCCAACAGCGAGATCTTGCTGGGCCCATTGGAACAGCAGCTTTTCGCGGGCTTCATCCCGTCGTACCCGGACAATCGCAAGGCCGCTATCCGGCTGGCCTCGGACCTGGGCAACTTCCTGCTGCCGTACACGGGCAACCGGCTCGACTGGGACGATCAGGCATTCAGTGTGAACGGCTTGCCGGCGGCTTCTGCGTACTACGACATGAAGTTCGACGATCCGCGGCGCGAAGACGCCCAGATCTGGGCGGGCGTGGTGGGTTACGACACGAATCGGTTCTTCATCTTGTGGCGGGGGAGCGCATCCTCGCCGATCGATCGAGGTGCTGCCCGGGCTCTGGCCGAGTCGATCGAGCCGTATTAG